Proteins encoded together in one Oxalobacteraceae sp. CFBP 8761 window:
- a CDS encoding glycosyltransferase family 39 protein, which translates to MPRPHTGNLDQAPSWWPWLVGLTLIALFAGIGLRAPWPADEPRFAQVAREMVESGQWLFPTRGGEFYPDKPPVFMWLIALFYQLTGQLKIAFLLPSALAGLGTLWLVFDLGRRLWGDHVARSAVLILVFTPQFLLQAKGAQIDAVLCFWIMLGCYGLVRHFLTGPAWGWYAASWVAMALGVMTKGVGFLPALMLIPLAIWRRRFDESGHQAWRLRAWWGPVLMLATLALWLAPMWLTVERVHSPELLAYRDNILFRQTAERYANAWHHIQPWHYYLTTALPTMWFPLVVLFVLRLRGIIDLWSHDAALRVLLSWVALVLLFFSLSPGKREVYILPALPMCALALACVWEQTPAAGRRAAAVLLRAVVVLMGVLLIALAGVAWLAPHRLPARADDYAGAVAALAPGVLLLGLALTGIPLLLRKRALFEQLALASLLTWLSIAFWLWPTLDPHRTPRAVLQELERQIGPGMQVGMLEFKEQFLLFTDRPMVHFSYLAPLAQQESSAWHWMRADPARVLLVPDHLVLRCFDLSRHRVLGQAHRRDWVMLDATALREHCDGPVGHATYRYIPVRKDILS; encoded by the coding sequence ATGCCACGCCCGCACACCGGCAACCTTGATCAGGCGCCAAGCTGGTGGCCGTGGCTCGTCGGACTGACGCTCATTGCGCTGTTCGCGGGCATCGGGCTGCGGGCGCCCTGGCCAGCCGATGAGCCCCGCTTTGCCCAGGTCGCACGCGAAATGGTGGAATCGGGCCAGTGGCTGTTTCCCACGCGGGGCGGCGAATTCTATCCGGACAAGCCGCCTGTCTTCATGTGGCTGATCGCCCTGTTCTATCAGCTGACCGGACAGCTGAAAATCGCCTTTCTGCTGCCCAGTGCGCTGGCGGGGCTGGGGACGCTGTGGCTGGTGTTCGACCTGGGGCGCCGCTTGTGGGGCGACCACGTCGCGCGCTCGGCCGTGCTGATCCTCGTGTTCACGCCGCAGTTCCTGTTGCAAGCCAAGGGTGCGCAGATCGATGCGGTGCTGTGCTTCTGGATCATGCTCGGCTGCTATGGGCTGGTTCGCCACTTTCTGACCGGGCCCGCCTGGGGCTGGTATGCCGCCAGCTGGGTGGCGATGGCACTGGGCGTCATGACCAAGGGTGTTGGATTTCTCCCGGCACTGATGCTGATCCCGCTGGCCATCTGGCGCCGCCGCTTTGATGAATCCGGGCACCAGGCCTGGCGCCTGCGCGCGTGGTGGGGCCCCGTCCTGATGCTGGCCACGCTCGCGCTGTGGCTGGCGCCGATGTGGCTCACGGTCGAGCGCGTGCACAGCCCCGAACTGCTGGCCTACCGCGACAACATCCTGTTCAGGCAGACCGCCGAGCGCTACGCCAATGCGTGGCACCACATCCAGCCGTGGCACTACTACCTGACGACTGCCTTGCCGACGATGTGGTTTCCGCTGGTCGTGCTGTTCGTACTGCGGCTACGCGGCATCATCGACCTGTGGTCGCATGATGCAGCGCTGCGCGTCCTGCTGAGCTGGGTTGCACTCGTGCTGCTGTTCTTTTCGCTCAGTCCCGGCAAGCGCGAGGTCTACATCCTGCCCGCGCTGCCGATGTGCGCGCTGGCGCTCGCCTGCGTCTGGGAACAGACGCCGGCCGCGGGCCGCCGCGCCGCTGCGGTGCTGTTGCGCGCAGTGGTCGTGCTGATGGGCGTGCTGCTGATAGCGCTGGCGGGCGTCGCCTGGCTGGCGCCCCACCGGCTGCCAGCCCGGGCCGACGACTACGCCGGGGCCGTCGCAGCACTGGCGCCCGGTGTGCTGCTGCTGGGGCTGGCGTTGACCGGCATCCCCCTGCTGCTACGCAAGCGCGCCCTGTTCGAGCAACTTGCGCTGGCCAGCCTGCTGACCTGGCTGAGCATCGCCTTCTGGCTGTGGCCAACCCTCGACCCGCATCGCACGCCGCGCGCCGTTCTGCAGGAACTCGAGCGCCAGATCGGGCCTGGGATGCAAGTCGGCATGCTCGAATTCAAGGAGCAGTTCCTGCTGTTTACAGACCGGCCCATGGTGCATTTCAGTTATCTGGCGCCGCTGGCGCAGCAAGAGTCGAGCGCATGGCACTGGATGCGCGCCGATCCTGCGCGCGTGCTGCTGGTGCCCGATCATCTGGTGCTGCGCTGCTTCGATCTGTCGCGGCATCGGGTGCTTGGCCAGGCCCATCGGCGCGACTGGGTCATGCTCGATGCCACGGCGCTGCGTGAACACTGCGACGGGCCTGTCGGCCACGCAACGTATCGCTATATTCCCGTCAGGAAGGACATCCTGTCGTAG
- a CDS encoding VTT domain-containing protein — MKPALALLVKPLLLTGVLTLGFVSLHFQWWGSFTELDLLNRLFERHWAVAWPVLAVTGIVYTALGGPRQVLAFACGCVIGGVPGALLSTLLTGFGALLAICCVRHIGTAWASTRYGDWVAIIRQLLARDTWLWICTLRLMPVGSNLATNIAVGLARLSMPAVFWGSLLGYLPQMLLFSFAGAGLALHDEQQLWLGLLTLALSTALALYLYHHGFKQRLQHIRGQMHATPAHRQP; from the coding sequence TTGAAACCCGCACTGGCCCTGCTGGTCAAACCGCTGCTGCTGACGGGCGTACTGACGCTCGGCTTCGTGTCGCTGCATTTCCAGTGGTGGGGGTCATTTACCGAACTGGATCTGCTCAACCGCCTGTTCGAGCGGCACTGGGCCGTCGCCTGGCCCGTGCTCGCGGTTACCGGCATCGTCTACACGGCGCTTGGCGGTCCGCGCCAGGTGCTCGCCTTCGCCTGCGGCTGCGTCATCGGTGGCGTGCCGGGCGCGTTGCTGAGCACTCTTTTGACCGGCTTCGGCGCCCTGCTGGCAATTTGCTGCGTGCGCCACATCGGCACTGCCTGGGCCAGTACCCGCTACGGCGACTGGGTCGCCATCATCCGCCAACTGCTGGCCCGCGACACCTGGCTGTGGATCTGCACGCTGCGGCTGATGCCGGTCGGCAGCAACCTGGCGACCAATATCGCCGTGGGACTGGCCCGGCTGAGCATGCCGGCGGTGTTCTGGGGCAGTCTGCTGGGCTACCTGCCGCAAATGCTGCTGTTCAGCTTTGCGGGCGCAGGCCTGGCCTTGCACGACGAACAGCAGCTTTGGCTCGGTCTGCTGACGCTGGCGCTGTCCACGGCGCTCGCGCTGTACCTCTACCATCATGGCTTCAAGCAGCGTTTGCAGCACATCCGGGGACAAATGCATGCCACGCCCGCACACCGGCAACCTTGA